Proteins from a single region of Runella sp. SP2:
- a CDS encoding class I mannose-6-phosphate isomerase — protein MANSSIAAKALEQGQGILRLAPTWVPRSFCVPGRRIKLHPDDYYVLGGVRGGIDERWLSSTTPAKNGPLTGEHEGLSKVVFEENGQTEQVLLKDVIEELKGEIVGDRLWDEYQSWPMYSKFFDNMGPLPHHIHHNDEKAALVGQNGKPEAYYFPPQLNNHGGDFPYTFFGITPGTTKEQIKQCLMDFNKGDNKITNFSSAYKLEPGTGWDVPPGILHAPGSLCTYEPQKASDIFAMYQSLVNEAIVPEELLWNGTPQDKMGDYDELVSVIDWEANVDPNFAANHFMMPRPVHPLEEMQAQGYVENWICYRSEAYSAKELTVLPGATVTITDNAAYGLIMMQGHGKMGVWNIETPALIRYGQLTNDEFFVTENAAKAGVTITNYSSTDPIVMLKHFGPNNPDLVVVK, from the coding sequence ATGGCAAATTCAAGTATAGCAGCAAAAGCATTAGAGCAAGGACAAGGTATTTTACGGCTTGCCCCTACGTGGGTTCCGCGCTCGTTTTGCGTTCCTGGTCGTCGTATCAAACTTCACCCTGACGATTATTATGTACTAGGTGGTGTTCGTGGTGGTATCGACGAGCGTTGGCTTTCTTCTACCACTCCTGCCAAAAATGGTCCACTTACGGGCGAACACGAAGGTTTGAGCAAAGTAGTTTTTGAAGAAAATGGACAAACCGAACAAGTGTTGTTGAAAGACGTCATTGAAGAATTAAAGGGCGAAATCGTTGGCGACCGTCTTTGGGACGAATACCAAAGCTGGCCAATGTATTCAAAATTCTTTGACAACATGGGGCCACTGCCGCACCATATCCACCACAACGACGAAAAGGCAGCTTTGGTAGGGCAAAACGGAAAACCCGAAGCCTATTATTTCCCTCCCCAACTCAACAACCACGGTGGTGATTTCCCCTATACTTTCTTCGGAATTACGCCAGGTACTACCAAAGAACAAATCAAGCAATGCTTGATGGACTTCAATAAAGGTGACAACAAAATCACTAATTTCTCGTCGGCTTATAAATTAGAACCGGGTACAGGCTGGGACGTTCCTCCAGGAATTTTGCACGCGCCAGGTAGCTTGTGCACCTACGAGCCACAAAAAGCTTCCGATATTTTTGCTATGTACCAAAGCCTTGTGAATGAAGCAATTGTACCAGAAGAGTTGCTTTGGAATGGCACACCACAAGACAAAATGGGTGACTATGACGAGTTGGTTTCGGTGATTGACTGGGAGGCCAATGTTGACCCCAATTTTGCCGCCAATCACTTTATGATGCCTAGGCCCGTACATCCGTTGGAAGAAATGCAAGCCCAAGGATACGTAGAAAACTGGATTTGTTATCGTTCTGAGGCATACAGTGCCAAAGAACTCACCGTCTTGCCAGGCGCTACCGTTACCATTACCGACAACGCGGCGTACGGCTTAATCATGATGCAAGGACACGGCAAAATGGGCGTGTGGAACATCGAAACGCCTGCCTTGATTCGTTACGGACAATTGACCAACGATGAGTTTTTTGTCACTGAAAACGCAGCGAAAGCAGGTGTTACCATTACCAACTATTCGTCAACAGACCCTATCGTGATGTTGAAGCACTTCGGGCCTAATAACCCTGATTTGGTCGTAGTGAAGTAG